From a region of the Chitinophaga caseinilytica genome:
- a CDS encoding ABC transporter permease: MRTIFFILQKEFLQIFRNKSMLPIIFVVPVVQLLVLAFAANYEIRNLSIDIVDHDGGNWSQQLKGKLLSSGYFQLHAQTGDEAAFDDLETNKADLILTIPRHFERDLVRDGDAKVQLLVNAINGSKAGLAAGYAQSIIGDFNRRIRLDWLALDEDDAPSHFDMSFRYWFNPRLNYKHFMVPGILVVLVTLIGAFLSGMNIVKEKEIGTIEQLNVTPIRKHHFIIGKLLPFWIIALFELAFGLLVGKLVFSLPFEGSIGWVFLFAAVYLVVMLGLGLLISTFTETQQQSMFVTWFFLIICILMSGLFTPIESMPGWAQRITQFNPVAYFVKVMRMVMLKGSGWEDIRMDLGIMVVFAVGLNAVAIWNYRKTV, from the coding sequence ATGCGTACCATATTTTTCATATTGCAGAAGGAGTTTTTGCAGATTTTCCGCAATAAATCGATGCTGCCCATCATCTTCGTGGTGCCGGTGGTACAGCTGCTCGTGCTCGCCTTCGCCGCCAACTACGAAATCCGCAATCTTTCCATCGATATCGTAGACCACGACGGTGGCAACTGGAGCCAGCAGCTGAAAGGAAAACTCCTTTCCTCGGGCTATTTCCAACTCCACGCCCAAACGGGCGATGAGGCCGCGTTCGACGACCTGGAGACCAACAAGGCCGACCTCATCCTCACCATTCCCCGGCATTTCGAGCGGGACCTTGTCCGCGACGGGGACGCCAAAGTGCAATTGCTCGTGAACGCCATCAACGGCAGCAAAGCCGGCCTGGCGGCGGGGTACGCCCAAAGCATCATCGGGGATTTCAACCGCCGCATCCGGCTGGACTGGCTCGCGCTCGACGAAGACGATGCGCCGTCGCATTTCGACATGAGTTTCCGTTACTGGTTCAATCCCCGTCTGAATTACAAGCACTTCATGGTGCCGGGGATTTTGGTGGTGCTGGTGACGCTGATTGGCGCGTTTTTATCGGGCATGAACATCGTAAAGGAAAAGGAGATCGGGACGATCGAGCAGCTCAACGTAACGCCTATCCGCAAGCATCATTTCATCATCGGGAAGCTGCTCCCGTTCTGGATCATCGCGCTGTTCGAGCTGGCATTCGGGTTATTGGTCGGCAAGCTCGTGTTCAGCCTGCCTTTCGAGGGGAGCATCGGCTGGGTGTTCCTCTTCGCGGCCGTTTACCTGGTGGTGATGCTGGGGTTGGGGCTGTTGATTTCCACGTTCACGGAAACGCAGCAGCAGTCGATGTTCGTGACCTGGTTTTTCCTCATCATCTGCATCCTCATGAGCGGGCTGTTCACGCCCATAGAAAGCATGCCGGGATGGGCGCAGCGTATCACGCAGTTCAATCCTGTCGCGTATTTCGTGAAGGTGATGCGGATGGTGATGCTGAAGGGGAGTGGGTGGGAAGATATTCGTATGGACCTGGGCATCATGGTGGTATTTGCCGTGGGCCTGAACGCGGTGGCGATCTGGAATTACCGGAAAACCGTATAA
- a CDS encoding ABC transporter permease — translation MVRNFLKIAGRHMLNSKGFSFINIAGLAIGMASAILILLWIQDERSYDNFHEKKDRIYEVWNRVASEGKLSSWSGVSALTGPVLENDLPEVEKAVRVKANGSLLFTVGEKKVNQSGLLVDEGFLQMFTFPMLTGNLATALRDKHSVVLTEKSAKTFFGDGNALGKLVKIDNGELFTVTGIVKDPPRNSYFSFDYLVPWAAQENPNGSEFGWNDNGTNTFLLLKENADFAVMSGKLKDLKQRYDGEAKTLKWEFFAYPMARWRMYSSFTNGVEDGGGRIALIRLFAVIAGFILLIACINFMNMTTARSEKRAKEVGIRKVSGARKSALVFQFVGESVCTALLAGIMAVVIVMGCMPAFNQLTEKDLFLDFTNVYTWLALGGFVLFTGLLAGSYPAFFLSAYKPLSVLKGTFKRSNALVTPRKVLVIFQFTIAIFLIICTIIVKRQINHVQAREVGYERDHLIYHFLTDDISRNYALIKNELIQSGVATSVAKTNAPLTERWSGGWGQNWQGKDPNDNTSFDRYATDEGLGVTAGLQFIEGRDFDLQKFPTDSLGLIINEAALKVMHFKQPIGQIVSDLGTDWHVIGVIKDVVLKNPYESARPILICGAKSSFLGLNVMQIKLNDKNDVAVNLQKAETIFHKYNPEFPFEYKFVDEEYARKFDSVQRLGTLSALFAGLTIFISCLGLLGLAMYMAETRIREIGIRKVLGASVLNITVLLSRDFVALVAIAFVLAAPLAYWGVSQWLMDFSYRVSVGWQSFALAGCVSVLIALLTVSFQSVKAALANPVRNLKVE, via the coding sequence ATGGTTAGAAACTTCCTGAAAATCGCCGGGCGGCACATGCTGAACAGCAAAGGTTTTTCCTTTATCAATATCGCCGGGCTGGCCATCGGTATGGCATCGGCCATCCTGATCTTGTTGTGGATCCAGGACGAAAGGAGTTACGACAATTTTCATGAGAAGAAAGACAGGATTTACGAAGTCTGGAACCGCGTGGCGTCGGAAGGGAAGCTTTCCAGTTGGAGCGGCGTATCGGCGCTCACAGGCCCCGTTCTCGAAAACGATCTGCCGGAAGTGGAAAAGGCCGTTCGCGTGAAAGCAAACGGCAGCCTGCTTTTTACAGTGGGAGAAAAGAAAGTGAATCAATCCGGGTTGTTGGTGGACGAAGGTTTTCTGCAAATGTTCACTTTTCCCATGCTGACGGGGAACCTTGCCACGGCGCTCCGCGACAAACATTCCGTGGTGCTGACCGAGAAATCCGCCAAGACCTTTTTCGGAGACGGGAACGCACTGGGGAAATTAGTGAAAATCGACAATGGTGAACTTTTCACGGTAACCGGAATCGTTAAAGATCCCCCGCGAAATTCGTATTTCAGTTTCGATTACCTCGTGCCCTGGGCTGCCCAGGAGAACCCGAATGGCAGCGAGTTTGGCTGGAACGACAATGGCACCAACACCTTTCTACTGTTGAAAGAAAACGCCGATTTCGCCGTGATGTCGGGGAAGTTAAAGGACCTCAAGCAGCGGTACGATGGCGAAGCCAAAACCCTCAAATGGGAGTTCTTCGCTTACCCGATGGCGCGCTGGCGCATGTATTCGAGCTTCACCAATGGGGTGGAAGACGGTGGCGGGCGCATTGCGCTGATCCGGCTGTTTGCTGTCATCGCCGGTTTCATTCTCCTGATCGCCTGCATCAATTTTATGAACATGACCACCGCCCGCAGCGAAAAGCGGGCGAAGGAAGTAGGTATCCGCAAAGTGTCGGGCGCCAGGAAAAGCGCGCTTGTTTTCCAGTTTGTGGGAGAATCGGTTTGTACGGCGCTGCTGGCGGGGATCATGGCTGTTGTGATCGTAATGGGGTGCATGCCTGCTTTCAACCAATTGACGGAAAAAGACCTGTTCCTGGACTTTACCAATGTCTATACATGGCTCGCCCTCGGCGGGTTCGTGCTGTTCACGGGCTTACTGGCGGGGAGTTATCCCGCGTTTTTCCTGTCGGCCTACAAGCCCCTGAGCGTACTGAAAGGCACGTTCAAACGGAGCAACGCGCTGGTGACGCCCCGGAAAGTATTGGTAATATTCCAGTTTACCATCGCTATTTTCCTCATCATCTGCACTATCATCGTAAAGCGGCAGATCAACCATGTACAGGCCAGGGAAGTAGGCTACGAGCGGGATCACCTCATTTATCACTTTCTGACAGACGATATTTCCAGGAACTATGCGCTCATCAAAAATGAGCTGATCCAGTCGGGCGTTGCCACGTCGGTCGCCAAAACGAACGCGCCGCTCACGGAAAGGTGGAGCGGTGGATGGGGGCAGAACTGGCAGGGGAAAGATCCTAACGATAACACTTCTTTCGACCGGTACGCTACCGATGAAGGCCTCGGTGTTACTGCCGGCCTGCAATTCATCGAGGGCCGCGATTTCGACCTGCAGAAATTCCCTACCGATTCGCTGGGGCTCATCATCAACGAAGCGGCGCTGAAAGTGATGCACTTCAAACAACCGATCGGTCAGATCGTGAGCGATCTGGGGACGGATTGGCATGTGATCGGCGTGATAAAAGACGTGGTGCTGAAGAACCCTTACGAATCCGCCCGCCCGATCCTCATCTGCGGCGCCAAAAGCAGTTTCCTCGGGTTGAACGTCATGCAGATCAAGCTGAACGATAAAAACGACGTAGCCGTCAATCTTCAAAAAGCGGAAACTATCTTCCATAAATACAATCCCGAATTCCCTTTCGAATACAAGTTCGTAGACGAGGAATACGCCCGGAAATTCGACAGCGTACAGCGTTTGGGCACCCTTTCCGCCCTGTTTGCCGGGCTTACGATCTTCATATCCTGCCTGGGGCTGCTGGGCCTGGCCATGTATATGGCCGAAACGAGGATCAGGGAGATCGGGATCAGGAAAGTGCTGGGCGCATCGGTATTGAATATCACGGTGTTGCTGTCCAGGGATTTTGTGGCATTGGTGGCCATTGCCTTCGTGTTGGCGGCGCCGTTGGCGTACTGGGGCGTTTCGCAATGGTTGATGGACTTTTCCTACCGCGTGTCTGTCGGCTGGCAGTCGTTCGCGCTGGCAGGTTGCGTGTCTGTGCTGATCGCTTTGCTGACGGTGAGTTTCCAATCCGTTAAGGCGGCGCTGGCCAACCCTGTCCGTAATCTGAAAGTGGAGTAA
- a CDS encoding methylated-DNA--[protein]-cysteine S-methyltransferase, with protein sequence MSVLYMDSPLGRIMIAETEGYISKVSFIDKEPAPSIPTEAAIPLHHESAIQQAFPDETPTPLLRECAAQLDAYFRKDLRAFDLPLRQEGSPFQQLVWQNLLTIPFGETITYLALAKRLGNVKSIRAAGTANGRNNIAIIVPCHRVIGSGGALTGYAGGIWRKQFLLDLEKGGLLF encoded by the coding sequence ATGAGCGTGTTGTACATGGATTCCCCGCTGGGGCGCATCATGATCGCGGAAACGGAGGGATATATTTCGAAGGTTTCTTTCATAGATAAAGAACCCGCGCCCTCGATCCCTACGGAAGCGGCTATACCCTTGCACCACGAATCCGCCATCCAGCAAGCCTTTCCCGATGAAACGCCCACGCCGCTGCTCCGCGAATGCGCCGCCCAGCTGGACGCATATTTCCGGAAAGACCTCCGCGCGTTCGACCTTCCGCTCCGGCAGGAAGGCTCCCCGTTCCAGCAACTCGTCTGGCAAAACCTGCTGACCATTCCCTTCGGCGAAACCATAACCTATCTCGCCCTCGCCAAGCGCCTCGGCAATGTGAAAAGCATCCGCGCGGCCGGTACCGCCAACGGCCGGAACAACATCGCCATCATCGTGCCCTGCCACCGCGTTATCGGCTCCGGCGGCGCCCTCACCGGCTATGCCGGCGGCATCTGGCGCAAACAGTTCCTCCTCGACCTCGAAAAGGGCGGCCTGCTCTTCTGA
- a CDS encoding DinB family protein: MQHLPFSVDLRLRTQHLSIGEMTGGVADDVLRQEVHPGKWSAIDNIAHLAVFHPIFQRRLQRVADEETPLFEPYVWQEDALFAEYRKLSNRELLVQYRHDREAFVRFVEGLKAGDFRRQGRHQAYGTVSAAQLIEMFVLHESHHLFTIFKLLNFGK, from the coding sequence ATGCAACACCTGCCTTTCAGTGTGGATTTACGCCTGCGCACGCAGCATCTTTCGATCGGGGAAATGACCGGCGGCGTGGCCGACGATGTGCTCCGGCAGGAAGTTCACCCCGGTAAATGGTCGGCCATCGATAACATCGCCCACCTGGCCGTGTTCCATCCCATATTCCAGCGGCGGCTGCAGCGCGTGGCCGACGAGGAAACGCCGCTTTTCGAGCCGTATGTCTGGCAGGAAGATGCGCTGTTCGCGGAATACAGGAAATTGTCGAACCGCGAGCTGCTGGTCCAATACCGGCACGACCGGGAGGCGTTCGTCCGTTTCGTGGAGGGGCTGAAGGCCGGGGATTTCCGGCGGCAGGGCCGCCACCAGGCGTATGGCACCGTTTCCGCGGCGCAGCTCATCGAGATGTTCGTCCTCCACGAATCGCATCACCTGTTCACCATCTTCAAACTCCTTAATTTCGGGAAATGA
- a CDS encoding ABC transporter ATP-binding protein, whose product MQPIVVQHISKSYGKVSALRDVSFTVEPGELFGLIGPDGAGKSTLFRILATLVLADKGQAFVNGKDVVKDYRAIRREVGYMPGRFSLYQDLTVEENLRFFATIFNTTVAANYDMIRDIYEQIAPFKDRPAGKLSGGMKQKLALSCALVHRPSVLFLDEPTTGVDPVSRKEFWEMLQRLRQRGIPILVSTPYMDEATLCDRVALIQNGALMRIDTPTAIVEQFTTKVWAFRASDTWRLIRDLRAYPGVESCFAFGEFLHVVMNAGPEKVKQDLLAAGHTDVVYQPANAGIEDVFMALMRAQTEVP is encoded by the coding sequence ATGCAACCCATCGTTGTTCAACATATCAGCAAATCGTACGGCAAGGTGAGCGCCCTGCGCGACGTCAGCTTCACCGTGGAGCCGGGCGAGCTGTTCGGCCTCATCGGCCCGGACGGCGCCGGCAAAAGCACGCTGTTCCGCATCCTGGCCACGCTCGTGCTGGCGGATAAGGGGCAGGCGTTCGTGAACGGGAAAGACGTGGTGAAGGATTACCGCGCCATCCGCCGCGAAGTTGGCTACATGCCGGGCCGCTTTTCGCTGTACCAGGATTTGACGGTGGAAGAGAACCTCCGGTTCTTCGCCACCATTTTCAATACGACGGTAGCCGCCAATTACGACATGATCCGCGACATCTACGAACAGATCGCGCCGTTTAAAGACCGCCCGGCAGGCAAATTATCTGGCGGTATGAAGCAGAAGCTGGCATTGAGTTGCGCGCTCGTGCACCGGCCATCCGTCCTGTTCCTCGATGAGCCCACCACCGGCGTAGACCCCGTTTCCCGCAAGGAGTTTTGGGAGATGCTGCAAAGGCTCCGCCAGCGCGGGATTCCCATCCTCGTATCCACGCCTTACATGGACGAGGCCACGCTTTGCGACCGGGTAGCCCTCATCCAGAACGGCGCGCTGATGCGGATAGACACGCCCACGGCCATCGTGGAGCAGTTCACGACGAAAGTCTGGGCTTTCCGCGCTTCCGATACCTGGCGCCTCATCCGCGACCTGCGGGCGTACCCGGGCGTGGAGTCGTGCTTCGCGTTCGGGGAGTTCCTGCATGTGGTGATGAACGCCGGTCCGGAAAAGGTGAAGCAGGATTTGCTGGCGGCGGGGCATACAGACGTGGTGTACCAGCCCGCGAATGCCGGTATCGAAGATGTTTTCATGGCCCTCATGCGGGCGCAAACCGAAGTACCATGA
- a CDS encoding HlyD family secretion protein has protein sequence MKTTIAAVLSLAFLAACSSKENGADAYGNFESTEVIVSAEATGRLLRFDVEEGQVLAENTVVGGIDSTQLHLRKAQLGANIKAVKSRVPEVNPQLAVIRQQIATQQKEKARIENLLKANAATPKQLDDINGAIALLEKQYSSTASTLNTQVTGLSTETQPLEFQVEQVKDQLAQTRVLNPVNGTVLVKYVETGEVVNYGKPLYKLADLRTMYLRAYIGGDQLSAVKTGQQVNVGIDQPDGSVKQLKGEISWISPEAEFTPKTVQTRDERVRQVYALKVRVQNDGSLKIGMPGEMRITK, from the coding sequence ATGAAAACAACCATCGCAGCCGTTTTGAGCCTCGCTTTCCTCGCCGCCTGTTCTTCGAAAGAAAACGGGGCAGACGCATACGGCAATTTCGAATCCACCGAAGTGATCGTTTCCGCGGAAGCGACCGGCCGCCTCCTCCGGTTCGACGTCGAAGAAGGGCAGGTGCTGGCAGAAAATACCGTTGTGGGAGGGATCGACTCCACGCAGCTGCATCTCCGCAAAGCCCAGCTGGGCGCCAATATCAAAGCGGTGAAAAGCCGCGTGCCGGAAGTTAATCCGCAATTGGCCGTGATCCGCCAACAGATCGCCACCCAGCAGAAGGAAAAAGCCCGCATCGAAAACCTCCTCAAAGCCAACGCCGCCACGCCCAAGCAGCTGGACGATATCAACGGCGCCATCGCCCTGCTCGAAAAGCAGTATTCGTCCACCGCTTCGACGCTTAACACACAAGTAACCGGCCTCAGCACGGAAACCCAGCCGCTGGAGTTCCAGGTGGAGCAGGTGAAAGACCAGCTCGCGCAAACGCGCGTCCTCAATCCCGTGAACGGTACGGTGCTGGTGAAATACGTGGAAACGGGCGAAGTGGTGAACTACGGCAAACCGCTCTACAAACTCGCCGACCTCCGCACCATGTACCTGCGCGCATACATCGGCGGCGACCAACTATCTGCCGTGAAAACGGGGCAACAGGTGAACGTAGGCATCGATCAGCCGGATGGCTCCGTCAAGCAGCTCAAGGGCGAGATCAGCTGGATATCGCCGGAAGCGGAATTCACGCCGAAAACGGTGCAAACGCGCGATGAGCGCGTGCGGCAGGTATATGCGCTGAAAGTGCGCGTGCAAAACGACGGCAGCCTGAAAATCGGGATGCCGGGAGAAATGCGGATCACCAAATAA
- a CDS encoding ABC transporter permease — MKQFFEFVKKECFHIFRDRRTLLILFGMPVVLIVLFGFAITNEIRHARIAVLDQSQDPLSHGLVRKITASTYFDLAENLRSEKDIMPAFKKGDIRMVIVIPGGFQRNFIRERKAAVQLLTDASDPNTATTLINYANAILMQYQQEETGLKHLPLTIQPEVRMVYNPTLKSVFLFVPGVMTLILMLVCAMMTSITITREKELGTMEILLVSPLRPLMIIAGKVVPYILLSFVIANIILALGAGIFGMPLKGSLALLLLACGLFCLTALSLGILISSVTNSQQTAMMMSMMGLLLPTILLSGFVFPIESMPLPLRVLSNIIPAKWFIIILKDIMLKGSGLRQIALPMGVLSGMTLFFLVVSLRKFNIRLS, encoded by the coding sequence ATGAAACAGTTTTTCGAGTTCGTCAAAAAAGAATGCTTCCATATTTTCCGCGACCGGCGCACCCTCCTGATCCTGTTCGGGATGCCGGTGGTGCTGATCGTGCTGTTCGGGTTCGCCATCACCAACGAGATCCGCCACGCGCGCATCGCGGTGCTGGACCAGTCGCAGGATCCCCTGAGCCATGGGCTCGTCCGCAAGATCACGGCTTCCACGTACTTCGACCTGGCCGAAAACCTCCGCAGCGAGAAAGACATCATGCCGGCTTTCAAAAAGGGCGATATCCGGATGGTGATCGTGATCCCCGGCGGTTTTCAGCGCAATTTCATCCGGGAGCGGAAAGCGGCCGTGCAGTTGCTCACCGACGCGTCTGACCCCAATACCGCCACTACGCTCATCAATTACGCCAACGCCATCCTCATGCAGTACCAGCAGGAGGAAACGGGCTTGAAGCACCTGCCGCTCACGATCCAACCCGAGGTGCGGATGGTATATAATCCCACCCTGAAAAGCGTTTTCCTGTTCGTGCCGGGCGTGATGACCCTCATCCTCATGCTGGTTTGCGCGATGATGACGTCGATCACCATCACGCGGGAAAAGGAGCTGGGAACGATGGAAATCCTCCTGGTATCGCCGTTGCGGCCGCTGATGATCATCGCGGGGAAAGTGGTGCCGTATATTTTGTTGTCTTTCGTGATCGCCAACATCATCCTGGCGCTCGGTGCGGGCATTTTCGGGATGCCGTTGAAAGGGAGCCTCGCTTTGCTGCTGCTGGCCTGCGGGTTGTTTTGCCTCACGGCCCTTTCGCTGGGGATCCTCATTTCCAGCGTAACGAATTCGCAGCAAACGGCCATGATGATGTCGATGATGGGGCTGTTGCTGCCCACGATCCTGCTCAGCGGCTTCGTGTTCCCCATCGAAAGCATGCCGCTGCCCCTGCGCGTACTGAGCAATATCATTCCCGCAAAATGGTTCATCATCATTCTGAAAGATATAATGCTGAAAGGTAGCGGACTACGCCAGATTGCCCTGCCGATGGGCGTTCTGAGCGGGATGACGCTGTTTTTCCTCGTGGTGAGCCTTCGCAAATTCAATATCCGTTTAAGCTGA
- a CDS encoding ABC transporter ATP-binding protein translates to MTQPAIITNALTKRFGDFIATNAITFEVAQGEIFGFLGANGAGKTTAMRMLCGLLKPSSGEARVAGFDIYTQTEKIKQRIGYMSQKFSLYEDLTVKENIRFYGGIYGLSRREIKEKTAALLGKLEMEKEANMLVSALPLGWKQKLSFSIAVIHDPSIVFLDEPTGGVDPITRRQFWDLIYESADKGVTIFVTTHYMDEAEYCNRISIMVDGKIRALDTPSALKQQFGAATMNDVFLQLARAKS, encoded by the coding sequence ATGACCCAACCGGCCATCATCACCAACGCGCTCACCAAGCGTTTCGGCGATTTCATCGCCACCAACGCCATCACGTTTGAAGTGGCGCAGGGCGAGATATTCGGGTTCCTCGGCGCCAACGGGGCCGGCAAAACCACCGCCATGCGCATGCTTTGCGGGCTCCTGAAACCCAGCAGCGGAGAAGCCCGCGTGGCGGGGTTCGATATCTACACCCAAACGGAAAAGATCAAACAACGGATCGGGTACATGAGCCAGAAATTCTCGCTCTACGAAGACCTCACCGTGAAAGAGAATATCCGCTTCTATGGCGGTATTTACGGGCTCAGCCGCCGCGAGATCAAAGAGAAAACGGCCGCCCTGCTCGGGAAACTGGAGATGGAAAAAGAAGCCAACATGCTCGTGAGCGCCCTGCCGCTGGGCTGGAAACAGAAGCTGTCGTTCTCCATTGCCGTCATCCACGACCCGTCTATCGTGTTCCTAGACGAGCCCACGGGCGGGGTAGACCCCATCACCCGCCGGCAGTTCTGGGATTTGATCTACGAATCGGCCGACAAGGGCGTCACCATATTCGTGACCACGCACTATATGGACGAAGCGGAATATTGCAACCGCATTTCTATCATGGTAGACGGGAAGATCCGTGCGCTGGACACGCCTTCGGCGCTCAAGCAACAGTTCGGCGCCGCCACGATGAACGATGTTTTCCTGCAGCTCGCAAGGGCCAAATCCTGA
- a CDS encoding PLP-dependent aminotransferase family protein → MEHLYLQVADRIQAMIEKEVIRIGDKLPSVRSLSKEQGISMSTVFQAYYHLESKGFIEPRPKSGYYVRFSPRRLPELPSATRPVKRATDVNVSEMITEVFSHHGPDLLRFSTASPSEPLLPSAKLAKSMIAALRENNGGLIYENLQGNLPLRRQIARMSIQWGGSITEHDVVTTTGCMDALTLCLSATTQPGDVIALESPAYSGTFQLAESLGLKVLEVPTNPICGPDLEYLDKAIPKFKIKACVFVTNFSNPIGSCMPDKNKRELVRLMNKYDIPLIEDDIYADLYFGKLRPSSCKQYDRNGNVLLCNSFSKSLAPGYRVGWTVPGKYKERVLRLKLNHTISSATLPQAAIGHFLENGRYEHHMRNLRKMLHTQCLRYQQAVADYFPEDTCVTRPQGGYVLWLELNENINTIELYEQALRRKISFAPGRIFTLQDRYTNCMRISYSNPWSKAVDDGLKTLGKLAHQLMK, encoded by the coding sequence ATGGAACATCTGTATCTCCAGGTGGCCGACCGCATCCAGGCCATGATCGAAAAGGAAGTGATCCGCATCGGCGACAAGCTGCCGTCTGTCCGCTCGCTCAGCAAGGAGCAGGGCATCAGCATGAGCACCGTCTTCCAGGCGTATTACCACCTGGAAAGCAAGGGCTTCATCGAACCACGGCCCAAATCGGGCTACTACGTGCGGTTCTCGCCCCGGCGGCTGCCGGAGCTCCCCAGCGCCACGCGCCCCGTCAAACGGGCGACAGACGTGAACGTCAGCGAAATGATCACGGAAGTGTTTTCCCACCACGGGCCAGATCTGTTGCGGTTTTCCACCGCTTCTCCGTCTGAACCGCTCCTCCCCTCCGCCAAACTCGCCAAAAGCATGATCGCGGCGCTGCGGGAGAACAATGGCGGCCTCATTTACGAGAACCTCCAGGGCAACCTGCCCCTCCGCCGCCAGATCGCGCGGATGAGCATCCAGTGGGGCGGCAGCATTACGGAACACGATGTGGTCACTACTACCGGCTGTATGGACGCCCTCACCCTCTGCCTGTCGGCCACCACCCAGCCCGGCGACGTCATCGCCCTGGAAAGCCCCGCCTACAGCGGCACCTTCCAGCTCGCGGAAAGCCTCGGCCTCAAGGTGCTGGAAGTGCCCACCAACCCCATTTGCGGGCCAGACCTGGAGTACCTCGACAAAGCCATCCCCAAATTCAAGATCAAGGCCTGCGTTTTCGTGACCAACTTCTCCAACCCCATCGGCTCCTGCATGCCCGATAAAAACAAGCGGGAACTGGTGCGGCTCATGAACAAATACGACATCCCCCTTATCGAAGACGATATCTACGCCGATCTCTATTTCGGTAAACTCCGGCCCAGCAGCTGCAAGCAATACGACCGCAACGGCAATGTGCTCCTCTGCAATTCCTTCAGCAAATCCCTCGCGCCGGGGTACCGTGTGGGCTGGACCGTTCCCGGAAAGTACAAGGAACGCGTGCTCCGCCTCAAACTGAACCATACCATTTCCAGCGCCACGCTGCCGCAGGCCGCTATCGGGCATTTCCTCGAAAACGGCCGCTACGAGCACCATATGCGCAACCTCCGCAAAATGCTCCACACCCAATGCCTGCGCTACCAGCAGGCCGTGGCCGACTATTTCCCGGAAGATACCTGCGTAACCCGCCCGCAAGGCGGCTATGTGCTATGGCTGGAGCTGAACGAGAACATCAATACCATCGAACTGTACGAACAGGCCCTGCGGCGCAAGATCTCCTTTGCACCGGGGCGCATTTTCACGCTGCAAGACCGCTATACGAACTGCATGCGCATCAGCTATTCCAACCCCTGGAGCAAAGCGGTGGACGACGGGCTCAAAACCCTCGGCAAACTGGCGCACCAGCTCATGAAATAA
- a CDS encoding TolC family protein produces the protein MFRFLMPALLLLSGSALAQGFPLDSAWAAARRHYPLLRQQEATDRATALQLRNIRTGYLPQAEINGKATYQSDVVAIPIKLPNVSIPSIPKDQYNLTLDVRQLIYDGGATGGQRDLALARAQTERQRVEVDLHQLRQQVSQVYFNALIWDAHIAARKEMIAEVKQRRERLQAGVDNGTVLASQVDMLQAEALKAEQQLEEAVNGKQAALATLALLTGKSPADMEPLELPQPASTGNAPIQRPELALFRFQQDVLGSQAKLTETATRPKLSAFVQGGYGRPGLNMLSDKFDFYYMGGLRLQWTLWNWRYQHTERAALREQETGIQAQADAFDLQTRARLVQQQAEINTLQSAMAKDREIVSLRGKVKAVSAAQLDNGVMTVHDYLSDLYAETSAIIAGKTREIQFVYATIQYQVIKGY, from the coding sequence ATGTTCAGATTCCTCATGCCGGCGCTGCTGCTGCTTTCCGGGAGCGCCCTGGCACAGGGCTTCCCCCTGGATTCTGCCTGGGCCGCCGCCCGCAGGCATTACCCGCTGCTCCGGCAGCAGGAAGCCACCGACCGCGCCACGGCCCTCCAGCTCCGCAATATCCGCACCGGATACCTCCCGCAGGCGGAAATCAACGGGAAAGCGACGTACCAGTCAGACGTGGTGGCCATCCCCATCAAGCTGCCCAACGTCAGCATTCCGTCCATCCCCAAAGACCAGTACAACCTTACCCTCGACGTGCGCCAGCTCATTTACGACGGCGGCGCCACCGGCGGCCAGCGCGATCTGGCCCTCGCCCGCGCGCAAACCGAGCGCCAGCGCGTGGAAGTGGATTTGCACCAGCTCCGCCAGCAGGTATCGCAGGTATATTTCAACGCCCTCATCTGGGACGCGCACATCGCCGCCCGCAAAGAGATGATCGCCGAAGTGAAACAGCGCCGCGAAAGGCTCCAGGCAGGGGTAGACAACGGCACCGTGCTCGCCAGCCAGGTAGACATGCTCCAGGCCGAAGCCCTCAAAGCCGAACAGCAGCTGGAAGAGGCCGTCAACGGGAAACAGGCCGCCCTGGCCACTTTGGCCCTGCTCACCGGGAAGTCTCCGGCCGACATGGAACCCCTCGAGCTGCCCCAACCCGCATCCACGGGCAACGCGCCCATCCAACGCCCCGAACTGGCGCTGTTCCGCTTCCAGCAAGACGTGCTGGGATCGCAGGCCAAACTCACGGAAACGGCCACACGCCCTAAGCTCAGCGCATTCGTGCAGGGAGGCTACGGCCGCCCCGGGCTGAACATGCTGTCCGATAAATTCGATTTCTATTACATGGGCGGCCTCCGCCTGCAATGGACCCTCTGGAACTGGCGCTACCAACACACCGAGCGCGCCGCGCTCCGCGAACAGGAAACGGGCATCCAGGCGCAGGCAGACGCGTTCGACCTCCAGACCCGCGCCAGGCTCGTCCAGCAACAGGCGGAGATCAATACACTGCAATCCGCCATGGCAAAAGACCGTGAGATCGTGAGCCTCCGCGGGAAAGTGAAAGCCGTATCCGCCGCGCAGCTCGATAACGGCGTGATGACCGTCCATGATTACCTCTCCGATCTTTACGCGGAAACTTCGGCCATCATCGCCGGAAAAACCCGCGAGATCCAGTTCGTTTACGCCACCATCCAGTACCAGGTTATAAAAGGTTATTGA